One genomic segment of Sminthopsis crassicaudata isolate SCR6 chromosome 4, ASM4859323v1, whole genome shotgun sequence includes these proteins:
- the MTRES1 gene encoding mitochondrial transcription rescue factor 1, protein MYAMTTLRLPICALRKPNAWIGLWGTPLTHKPCTFWSQYINSSSYWLSISNYRTLFFHGISSAKLPGLLVSPECISFFSMRLKSNTGSKKTSKKTLQKTDDDDDDDSDEDWGERSEQEDEFDDDPNVVKDYKDLEKVVPSFRYDVILKTGLDLARNKIEDAFYKGELRLNGEKLWKKSRTVKVGDTLDLIIGEDKDSETETAMRIVLRKVSEEKTQSEKYRVLLRRWKKIILPKKSVSK, encoded by the exons ATGTATGCTATGACTACTCTCAGATTGCCTATATGTGCTTTAAGAAAACCAAATGCCTGGATTGGACTCTGGGGGACACCTCTCACCCATAAACCCTGTACCTTTTGGAGTCAGTACATAAATTCTTCTAGTTATTGGTTAAGCATATCAAATTATAGAACACTATTCTTCCACGGCATTTCCTCTGCGAAACTCCCAGGGCTTTTAGTATCTCCAGAGTGCATTTCATTCTTTTCCATGAGACTCAAAAGCAACACAGGATCTAAAAAGACCAGTAAAAAGACTTTGCAGAAAACCGacgatgatgatgacgatgattcTGATGAAGATTGGGGAGAGAGGAGTGAGCAGGAAGATGAATTTGATGATGACCCCAATGTAGTAAAAGACTATAAGGATCTGGAGAAAGTTGTTCCCTCTTTTCGGTATGATGTCATCTTAAAAACGGGGCTGGATCTTGCAAGAAA TAAAATAGAAGATGCATTCTACAAAGGTGAACTCAGACTGAATGgagaaaaattatggaaaaaaagcAGAACG GTGAAAGTGGGTGATACACTGGATCTTATCATTGGAGAGGATAAAGATTCAGAAACAGAGACAGCTATGCGAATTGTCCTGAGAAAAGTGTCAGAAGAGAAAACTCAGTCTGAAAAGTACCGAGTGCTTTTACGCCggtggaaaaaaatcatattgccCAAGAAGAGTGTTTCTAAGTAG